Proteins found in one Nocardia brasiliensis ATCC 700358 genomic segment:
- the gatB gene encoding Asp-tRNA(Asn)/Glu-tRNA(Gln) amidotransferase subunit GatB gives MSAPTVDLMDYSDVIARFEPVLGMEVHVELSTATKMFCGCPTEFGAEPNTQVCPVCLGLPGSLPVVNEKAVESAIRIGLALNCSITPWGRFARKNYFYPDQPKNYQISQYDEPIATNGHLDVVLDDGSTFRVEIERAHMEEDTGKSTHVGGATGRIHGASHSLLDYNRAGVPLIEIVTKPITGAGERAPEVARAYVTALREVLKSLDVSDVKMEQGSLRCDANVSLMAVGATEFGTRTETKNVNSLKSVEVAVRFEMRRQAAVLAGGGSIVQETRHFHETDGTTSPGRVKETAEDYRYFPEPDLEPVAPAAEWVEQLRGTIPEYPWLRRARIQADWGLSDEVMRDLVNAGALDLIIATVDAGAPANEARSWWVAYLTEKAKEREVSLEDLPITPAQVAAVINLVEAKTVNNKVAKQVVDFVLAGEGDPAQIVEAKGLGMVSDDSALQAEVEKALAANPDIAEKIRSGKVQAAGKIVGDVMKATRGQADAARVRELVIAACS, from the coding sequence ATGAGTGCACCCACAGTCGACTTGATGGACTATTCGGATGTCATCGCCCGGTTCGAGCCGGTGCTTGGCATGGAGGTTCACGTCGAGCTGTCCACCGCGACCAAGATGTTCTGCGGTTGCCCGACCGAATTCGGTGCCGAGCCGAACACCCAGGTGTGCCCGGTGTGCCTCGGTCTGCCCGGCTCGCTGCCGGTGGTGAACGAGAAGGCCGTCGAATCGGCCATCCGCATCGGGCTCGCGCTGAACTGTTCGATCACGCCGTGGGGCCGGTTCGCGCGCAAGAACTACTTCTACCCCGACCAGCCGAAGAACTACCAGATCAGCCAGTACGACGAGCCGATCGCCACGAACGGTCACCTCGACGTGGTGCTCGATGACGGCAGCACGTTCCGGGTGGAGATCGAGCGTGCGCACATGGAGGAGGACACCGGCAAGTCGACCCATGTCGGCGGTGCCACGGGCCGCATCCACGGTGCCAGCCACTCGCTGCTCGACTACAACCGCGCGGGTGTGCCGCTGATCGAGATCGTCACCAAGCCGATCACCGGTGCGGGGGAGCGGGCGCCGGAGGTGGCGCGCGCCTATGTGACCGCGCTGCGTGAGGTGCTCAAATCGCTGGACGTGTCCGACGTCAAGATGGAGCAGGGTTCGCTGCGCTGCGACGCCAACGTCTCGCTGATGGCTGTCGGCGCAACGGAATTCGGTACCCGCACCGAGACCAAGAACGTCAACTCGCTCAAGAGTGTCGAGGTCGCGGTGCGCTTCGAGATGCGCAGGCAGGCCGCGGTGCTGGCCGGCGGCGGCAGCATCGTGCAGGAGACCAGGCATTTCCACGAGACCGACGGCACCACCTCGCCGGGCCGGGTCAAGGAGACCGCCGAGGACTACCGCTACTTCCCCGAACCGGATCTGGAACCCGTTGCGCCCGCGGCGGAATGGGTGGAACAGCTGCGCGGCACCATTCCGGAGTACCCCTGGTTGCGCCGGGCCCGGATCCAAGCCGACTGGGGCCTGTCGGACGAGGTGATGCGCGATCTCGTGAACGCGGGCGCGCTCGATCTGATCATCGCCACCGTCGACGCGGGCGCTCCGGCCAATGAGGCCCGCTCCTGGTGGGTCGCCTACCTGACCGAAAAGGCCAAGGAGCGTGAGGTTTCGCTGGAGGACCTGCCGATCACCCCGGCCCAGGTCGCCGCGGTGATCAATCTGGTCGAGGCGAAGACGGTGAACAACAAGGTGGCCAAGCAGGTCGTCGACTTCGTGCTGGCGGGCGAGGGCGATCCGGCGCAGATCGTCGAGGCCAAGGGCTTGGGCATGGTCAGCGACGACAGCGCGCTGCAGGCCGAGGTGGAGAAGGCGCTTGCCGCGAACCCCGATATCGCCGAGAAGATCCGCTCCGGCAAGGTGCAGGCCGCGGGCAAGATCGTCGGCGATGTCATGAAGGCCACCCGTGGTCAGGCCGATGCCGCGCGGGTGCGCGAACTCGTCATCGCCGCTTGCAGCTGA
- a CDS encoding MAB_1171c family putative transporter — translation MAPPVPGFVLWSAIGYVGFVAAARLLFVRASTVDRLVNCLPLCGLVGLLLYRFAPTPDISEVMTQLALGCVVLLGMFLYGLGRLWESDTDSELTWRRQRIYCTVAAAATAVFLVAGPSAGAVGRLADQQLNWGGIAVWAAFGIPQLGTALLMFRLCRHELVSARTRPSTKVLCLFILFALVPFGADLVLGAGEIALGWDVPYPHIVRVEIIFVCTAVLTSTLAGTRMIDSLLAYAEWDRDGRICRRLRPLWRDVTAAVPEIVLAPDPADGSDGTARLLRTMVEIRDALLHLSPYLPPVETADEGSPSDCAMSGYALRLAMAVRSRQLGFAPLNTGPVPQVLLAAQDFDTELRQALTLARVWPAARAAVDGMASGAQNSVVGTAGTRRF, via the coding sequence TTGGCACCGCCGGTTCCAGGTTTCGTGCTGTGGTCGGCGATCGGTTATGTCGGGTTCGTTGCCGCGGCGCGGCTGTTGTTCGTGCGGGCCTCCACGGTCGACCGGCTGGTCAACTGCTTGCCGCTGTGCGGCCTGGTGGGCTTGCTGCTCTATCGATTCGCGCCGACGCCGGATATCTCCGAGGTCATGACTCAGCTCGCGCTGGGCTGTGTCGTCCTGCTCGGGATGTTCCTCTACGGTCTGGGTCGGCTGTGGGAATCCGACACGGATTCGGAGCTGACCTGGCGCAGGCAACGGATCTACTGCACGGTCGCGGCCGCGGCGACAGCGGTGTTCCTGGTGGCGGGGCCGTCGGCCGGTGCCGTCGGCCGGCTCGCCGATCAGCAGCTCAACTGGGGCGGAATCGCGGTCTGGGCGGCGTTCGGCATTCCCCAGTTGGGGACGGCTCTGCTGATGTTTCGCCTGTGCCGGCACGAACTCGTCAGTGCGCGAACGCGGCCGTCGACGAAAGTCCTCTGCCTCTTCATACTTTTCGCGCTGGTGCCGTTCGGTGCCGATTTGGTGCTCGGTGCGGGCGAGATAGCGCTGGGCTGGGATGTGCCGTATCCCCATATCGTTCGAGTAGAGATCATCTTCGTCTGTACCGCCGTGCTCACCTCGACACTCGCGGGGACCCGGATGATCGATTCCCTGCTCGCATACGCCGAATGGGATCGAGACGGGCGCATCTGCCGTCGGCTGCGGCCGCTGTGGCGAGACGTCACCGCGGCTGTGCCGGAAATCGTGCTGGCTCCGGACCCGGCCGACGGCTCCGATGGCACCGCCCGGCTCCTTCGCACCATGGTCGAGATACGCGATGCGCTGCTGCATCTTTCGCCCTACCTACCGCCCGTCGAAACCGCTGACGAGGGGTCGCCGTCGGATTGTGCGATGAGCGGCTACGCACTCCGGCTCGCGATGGCGGTCCGTTCGCGGCAGTTGGGTTTCGCACCGCTGAATACCGGTCCCGTGCCGCAGGTCCTACTCGCCGCTCAGGATTTCGACACCGAACTCCGTCAGGCGTTGACCCTGGCACGCGTATGGCCCGCCGCGCGTGCAGCGGTGGACGGTATGGCGTCCGGCGCGCAAAATTCAGTCGTCGGTACTGCGGGCACTCGCCGTTTCTGA
- a CDS encoding ATP-dependent 6-phosphofructokinase codes for MRIGVLTGGGDCPGLNAVIRAVVRTANGRYGDAIVGFEDGWRGLLEDRKIQIHNDDRTDRLLAKGGTILGTARTNPDVLRAGLGRIKRTLDDNGIDALIPIGGEGTLTAASWLSDEGVPVVGVPKTIDNDIDCTDVTFGHDTALSIASEAIDRLHTTAESHQRVMLVEVMGRHAGWIAVNAGMAAGAHLTLVPEVPFDVDQVCTMIKRRFQRGDKHFICVVAEGSHPAEDSGFTLRAGGIDEFGHERFTGVAQQLGAEIERRIGKEVRTTVLGHVQRGGSPTPYDRVLATRFGLHAAEAVHAGQFGQMVALHGSTIELVPLSEATKQLKRVPSERYQEAEAFFG; via the coding sequence ATGCGCATCGGAGTTTTGACCGGAGGCGGCGACTGCCCTGGACTGAACGCGGTCATCCGTGCTGTCGTTCGCACCGCGAACGGCCGCTACGGCGACGCGATCGTCGGCTTCGAGGACGGTTGGCGTGGTCTATTGGAGGATCGCAAGATTCAGATCCACAACGACGATCGCACCGATCGGTTGCTCGCCAAGGGCGGCACCATCCTCGGCACCGCTCGCACCAATCCCGACGTCCTGCGCGCCGGTCTCGGCCGGATCAAGCGCACCCTCGACGACAACGGCATCGACGCGTTGATCCCGATCGGCGGCGAGGGCACGCTCACCGCGGCCAGCTGGCTGTCCGACGAAGGCGTGCCGGTGGTCGGCGTGCCCAAGACCATCGACAACGACATCGACTGCACCGACGTGACTTTCGGCCACGACACCGCGCTGAGCATCGCCAGCGAGGCGATCGACCGGCTGCATACCACCGCGGAATCGCATCAGCGCGTGATGCTGGTCGAGGTGATGGGCCGGCACGCGGGCTGGATCGCGGTGAACGCGGGCATGGCGGCCGGCGCACACCTGACGCTGGTGCCCGAGGTGCCGTTCGACGTGGACCAGGTGTGCACCATGATCAAGCGCCGTTTCCAGCGCGGTGACAAGCATTTCATCTGCGTCGTCGCCGAAGGTTCGCATCCCGCCGAGGATTCCGGCTTCACGCTGCGCGCGGGCGGGATCGACGAGTTCGGGCACGAACGGTTCACCGGTGTCGCCCAGCAACTCGGCGCGGAGATCGAACGCCGCATCGGCAAAGAGGTACGGACCACCGTGCTCGGTCACGTGCAGCGCGGCGGCAGCCCGACGCCCTACGACCGCGTCCTCGCCACCCGCTTCGGCCTGCACGCCGCGGAGGCGGTGCACGCCGGTCAGTTCGGTCAGATGGTCGCCCTGCACGGCAGCACCATCGAACTCGTCCCGCTCTCCGAGGCCACCAAACAGCTCAAGCGGGTTCCGTCCGAGCGCTACCAGGAAGCCGAGGCGTTCTTCGGCTGA
- a CDS encoding PQQ-dependent sugar dehydrogenase encodes MRLVGIGRVAVTVAVGSALVTGCARFDDSASSPFTPEPTLHGANIDPKKPSQPPTSTTRPSGPCIDPDPAVVATCLDTTGGLVALGDGALVAERRTGRILKVAPETPTTEFARVDVDGSSDGGLSDIVLSPTFHEDGLIYAYITTASDNRVVRIAEGGGPPKDILTGIPKGPSGNHGAIEFATPGQMLVLTGDAGNPGAASSPASLAGKLLRVNSPAPGANAEVALSGIGIAGDICRDSKDSVWITDRTAVEDRLQRLGGDGSVTTAWTWPDRPGVAGCAAATDGVAISLTKGKALAIAAADPNTHAVTAAPTMLAQDKYGQLGGAAVGPDGTIWVGTVNKTDGQPGPNDDRVVRIPPPQAGGGGPD; translated from the coding sequence ATGAGGTTGGTTGGCATTGGTCGCGTCGCGGTGACCGTGGCGGTGGGGTCCGCGCTGGTGACCGGATGCGCGCGGTTCGATGATTCGGCGTCGAGCCCGTTCACTCCCGAGCCGACGCTGCACGGCGCGAACATCGACCCGAAGAAGCCGTCGCAGCCGCCCACCTCGACCACCCGCCCCAGCGGTCCGTGCATCGACCCGGATCCGGCCGTGGTGGCCACCTGCCTGGACACCACCGGCGGCCTGGTCGCGCTCGGCGACGGCGCACTGGTCGCCGAGCGCCGCACCGGACGCATCCTCAAGGTCGCCCCCGAGACGCCGACCACCGAATTCGCCCGGGTGGACGTGGACGGTTCCAGCGACGGCGGCCTGAGCGATATCGTGCTCTCCCCCACCTTCCACGAGGACGGGCTGATCTACGCCTACATCACCACGGCGAGCGACAACCGGGTGGTGCGGATCGCCGAGGGCGGCGGACCGCCCAAGGACATCCTGACCGGAATCCCGAAGGGGCCGAGCGGAAATCACGGCGCCATCGAGTTCGCCACGCCCGGCCAGATGCTGGTGCTCACCGGCGACGCGGGCAATCCCGGCGCGGCCAGTTCACCGGCCTCGCTGGCGGGCAAGCTGCTGCGGGTGAACTCGCCCGCGCCCGGCGCCAACGCCGAGGTCGCCCTGTCGGGCATCGGGATCGCGGGCGATATCTGCCGGGACAGCAAGGACAGCGTCTGGATCACCGACCGCACCGCCGTCGAGGACCGGCTGCAACGGCTCGGCGGCGACGGCAGCGTCACCACCGCGTGGACCTGGCCCGACCGTCCCGGCGTCGCGGGCTGCGCCGCCGCCACCGATGGCGTGGCGATCTCGCTGACCAAGGGCAAGGCGCTGGCCATCGCGGCCGCCGACCCGAACACGCACGCCGTCACCGCCGCCCCCACCATGCTCGCGCAGGACAAGTACGGACAGCTCGGTGGCGCGGCGGTCGGGCCCGACGGCACCATCTGGGTCGGCACGGTGAACAAGACCGACGGCCAACCGGGGCCGAATGACGATCGGGTGGTACGCATTCCGCCGCCGCAGGCGGGTGGCGGCGGCCCGGACTAG
- a CDS encoding alpha/beta hydrolase family protein, whose translation MRTGRVVALALFVIAVLVAGCSRSDSNPPEPTTGDWRGAIEIPGQPVEVGVTFTDKGTATIDIPKQGMSAVELKEVRSDRNGVSWAIPDVPGEPKFQGIYDKGADRINGDFVQGGQTFKLSLQRGKIAPLARPQTPQPPFPYKSEDVTYRNGDITIAGTLTKPEGNGKFPAVLMITGSGPQNRDEELFGHKPFLVIADSLTKAGYAVLRTDDRGVGGTSGKLDDANYTDLADDAAAGVAFLRGRPDIDPARVGLFGHSEGGYLAPLVAARPDSGVAFVIAMAGPAVSGADVLIEQTKLIGTANGTPADELDKSVRQTTEISALLKAGDIAGAKALARKQNAESPPDQRATDEQIDASMTTYFAALIAYDPAPALQALRMPVLAFYGGKDLQVPPAQSEGPMRANLANDPDATVHVFPGLNHLMQPTQTGNPKEYVDIETSVAPEVLTYVTAWLTQRIPPK comes from the coding sequence ATGCGCACCGGGCGAGTTGTCGCGTTGGCTCTGTTCGTCATTGCCGTGTTGGTCGCGGGGTGTTCGCGGTCGGATTCGAACCCACCGGAACCGACTACGGGCGACTGGCGTGGGGCGATCGAGATACCCGGGCAGCCGGTCGAGGTCGGGGTGACGTTCACCGACAAGGGCACGGCCACCATCGACATCCCGAAGCAGGGCATGTCGGCGGTCGAGTTGAAGGAGGTGCGCTCCGATCGCAACGGGGTGTCCTGGGCGATCCCCGACGTGCCCGGCGAGCCGAAGTTCCAGGGCATCTACGACAAGGGCGCCGACCGGATCAACGGCGACTTCGTCCAGGGCGGACAGACTTTCAAGCTGTCGTTGCAGCGCGGCAAGATCGCCCCGCTGGCCCGGCCGCAGACCCCGCAGCCGCCGTTCCCGTACAAGTCCGAGGACGTCACCTACCGCAACGGCGATATCACCATCGCGGGCACGCTGACCAAGCCGGAAGGCAACGGCAAGTTCCCCGCCGTCCTCATGATCACCGGCAGCGGCCCGCAGAACCGTGACGAAGAACTGTTCGGGCACAAGCCTTTCCTGGTGATCGCGGACAGCCTGACCAAGGCGGGCTACGCGGTGCTGCGCACCGATGACCGTGGCGTCGGCGGCACGAGCGGCAAACTGGACGACGCGAACTACACCGATCTCGCTGACGACGCCGCGGCGGGCGTCGCCTTCCTGCGCGGCCGTCCGGACATCGACCCGGCGCGGGTCGGCCTGTTCGGGCACAGCGAGGGCGGCTATCTCGCCCCGCTGGTCGCCGCCCGTCCGGACAGCGGCGTCGCCTTCGTCATCGCGATGGCCGGACCCGCCGTGAGCGGCGCGGACGTGCTGATCGAGCAGACCAAGCTGATCGGCACCGCGAACGGCACGCCCGCCGACGAGCTGGACAAGTCGGTGCGCCAGACCACGGAGATCTCGGCGCTGCTGAAGGCCGGTGACATCGCGGGCGCGAAGGCGTTGGCGCGCAAGCAGAACGCCGAGTCCCCGCCCGACCAGCGGGCGACCGACGAGCAGATCGACGCCAGCATGACCACGTACTTCGCGGCTTTGATCGCCTACGACCCGGCCCCGGCGCTGCAGGCGCTGCGCATGCCGGTGCTGGCGTTCTACGGCGGCAAGGATCTCCAGGTACCGCCCGCACAGAGCGAAGGGCCGATGCGCGCGAACCTCGCCAATGACCCGGACGCGACGGTCCACGTGTTCCCCGGCCTGAACCACCTGATGCAACCCACCCAGACCGGCAATCCCAAGGAATACGTCGACATCGAGACCAGCGTCGCACCCGAGGTGCTCACCTACGTCACGGCCTGGTTGACCCAGCGCATCCCGCCGAAGTAG
- a CDS encoding MAB_1171c family putative transporter, producing the protein MGSPVPGSVAWWVIGYVAAVGAARLVFAAETMSDRLINWLIGWTLAGLLLYRCTPTPDIASLPNQLALGCIVMTGMYLYGLSRLWETEAGPAETRWRQRVYNSVAVLSTVVIVLAGPVAARAGRLSDQTINWGGIVVWTAFALPQAAASVVLVRLSVRELRRGTLGTFVQVVCCSIVVACLPFWVEQQLPWLRSAFGWDVAYPHIARVEFLFTFDTALVVATLFVVPVLGRLPGLVGWDRDGRICRRLRPLWHAVTAAVPEIVMDPATSGQRSGDSTARLVRMTVEIRDALLHLGPYLAATDPASPLRNTPDQQLRDYATRLQQAAHARRTGRTPPASGPVPQPFPTAQDFDTDTPPPTRPRPRLACVDPRPPPQDG; encoded by the coding sequence TTGGGGTCGCCGGTACCCGGGTCCGTCGCATGGTGGGTGATCGGCTATGTCGCGGCGGTCGGCGCGGCCAGGCTGGTCTTTGCCGCGGAAACGATGAGCGATCGGCTGATCAACTGGTTGATCGGGTGGACGCTGGCCGGTCTGCTGCTGTACCGATGTACGCCGACACCCGATATCGCCAGTCTGCCGAATCAGCTCGCGCTGGGCTGCATCGTCATGACCGGCATGTATCTCTACGGGCTGAGCCGGTTGTGGGAGACCGAAGCGGGGCCGGCCGAGACGCGTTGGCGCCAGCGCGTTTACAACAGCGTCGCGGTGCTGTCGACGGTGGTGATCGTGCTGGCCGGTCCGGTGGCGGCGCGCGCGGGACGGCTGAGCGATCAGACGATCAACTGGGGCGGCATCGTCGTGTGGACGGCGTTCGCCCTGCCGCAGGCGGCGGCCTCGGTGGTGCTGGTCCGGTTGTCCGTCCGGGAACTGCGGCGCGGCACGCTCGGCACCTTCGTGCAGGTGGTCTGCTGTTCGATCGTCGTCGCGTGCCTGCCGTTCTGGGTCGAGCAGCAGCTCCCGTGGCTGCGGTCGGCGTTCGGGTGGGATGTGGCGTATCCGCATATCGCGCGGGTGGAGTTCCTGTTCACGTTCGATACCGCGCTCGTCGTCGCGACCTTGTTCGTGGTCCCGGTGCTCGGCCGGTTGCCCGGGCTGGTGGGCTGGGATCGCGACGGCCGCATCTGCCGCCGCTTGCGGCCGCTGTGGCACGCGGTCACCGCCGCCGTTCCCGAGATCGTCATGGACCCGGCCACCAGCGGACAGCGCAGCGGCGACTCCACCGCGCGCCTGGTACGCATGACCGTCGAAATCCGCGACGCCCTCTTGCATCTCGGCCCCTACCTCGCCGCCACCGATCCCGCGTCACCCCTGCGAAACACACCTGATCAGCAGCTACGCGACTATGCGACCCGTCTCCAGCAGGCCGCGCACGCCCGCCGCACCGGCCGCACCCCACCCGCCTCCGGCCCTGTCCCGCAACCCTTCCCGACCGCCCAAGACTTCGACACCGATACTCCGCCACCTACTCGACCTCGCCCGCGTCTGGCCTGCGTCGACCCCCGCCCGCCCCCGCAGGACGGTTGA
- a CDS encoding serine/threonine-protein kinase, translating to MDGPRTRIGTVFGPYQLRSLLGRGGMGEVYEAYDTVKDRVVAVKLLPTDLAKDPVFQQRFRRESQAAARLAEPHVIPIHDWGEIDGVLYIDMRLVRGHDLRSVLRGEGPLSPARAIGILEQIASALDAAHAEGLVHRDVKPANILVTASEFAYLADFGIARSAQDPDMTGTGAAAIGSYSYIAPERFENGPVTGTADVYSLACVLYECLTGTQPFQADAMSVLIRSHLSTPPPRPSLVRAGVPAALDEVVVRGMAKKPADRYSTAGGLASAAKSALTGRAVVAISQLPTDRMNLVSPKAPPTVVFPAVSPDDSNPNALPTDAIARPPDGRAPVDTGPRRPDPGRSFVGPPAHRTDPPSHTDLPSRTDPSRRTGLPREPLRTDSGRNEQRQGTGVQRAPGLGSSRVYRADVEPNIEQRQADSVSKPETPAEAEGRSRSGKPKLIAAFVIVALALIGVGGWLLREKFTPDPVTPTLAPVPANAKGCATKYPPMGRFTYSAIGTSATTCDFAEEVRKAYGTGPDTDGTRPVAAFSPATQQDYTMECVTRDGLVTCIGGANAIVYIY from the coding sequence GTGGACGGACCGCGGACGCGGATCGGCACGGTTTTCGGTCCTTACCAGTTGCGTTCCTTGCTGGGCCGCGGCGGCATGGGCGAGGTGTACGAGGCCTACGACACGGTGAAGGACCGAGTGGTCGCGGTCAAACTGCTGCCCACCGACCTTGCGAAGGATCCCGTCTTCCAGCAGCGGTTCCGGCGGGAATCGCAGGCGGCCGCGCGGCTGGCCGAACCGCACGTCATCCCGATCCACGACTGGGGCGAGATCGACGGCGTGCTCTACATCGACATGCGCCTGGTGCGCGGGCACGACCTGCGATCGGTCCTGCGCGGCGAGGGACCGCTGTCGCCGGCCCGTGCGATCGGCATCCTCGAGCAGATCGCGTCGGCGCTGGATGCCGCGCACGCCGAAGGACTGGTGCACCGCGACGTCAAGCCCGCCAACATTCTGGTCACCGCCTCGGAATTCGCCTACCTCGCCGACTTCGGCATCGCCCGGTCCGCGCAGGACCCCGACATGACCGGCACCGGCGCCGCCGCGATCGGTTCGTACAGCTACATCGCGCCGGAACGTTTCGAGAACGGGCCGGTCACCGGAACCGCCGACGTCTACTCGCTGGCCTGCGTCCTGTACGAATGCCTCACCGGCACACAGCCTTTCCAAGCCGACGCGATGAGTGTGCTGATCCGGTCCCATCTTTCGACGCCGCCGCCGCGACCGAGCCTGGTGCGCGCGGGCGTGCCCGCCGCGCTGGACGAGGTGGTCGTGCGCGGCATGGCGAAGAAACCCGCCGACCGCTACTCGACTGCGGGCGGCTTGGCGTCGGCCGCGAAATCGGCGCTCACCGGACGCGCGGTGGTCGCGATCTCGCAGCTGCCGACCGACCGGATGAACCTGGTCTCGCCCAAAGCGCCGCCGACGGTGGTGTTCCCGGCTGTTTCCCCGGACGACTCGAACCCGAACGCCTTACCGACCGACGCGATCGCGCGGCCGCCGGACGGGCGCGCACCGGTGGACACCGGCCCGAGGCGACCCGACCCGGGACGGAGCTTCGTCGGCCCACCCGCGCATCGCACCGACCCGCCCAGTCATACCGATCTGCCCAGCCGCACCGATCCATCCCGCCGCACCGGTCTGCCGCGGGAGCCGCTGCGGACCGACTCCGGTCGTAACGAACAGCGCCAGGGCACGGGGGTCCAGCGGGCCCCAGGCCTCGGCAGCAGCCGGGTCTACCGCGCGGATGTCGAGCCGAATATCGAACAGCGACAAGCCGATTCGGTCAGCAAGCCGGAGACACCGGCCGAAGCCGAGGGGCGATCCCGTTCAGGCAAGCCGAAATTGATCGCCGCCTTCGTGATCGTCGCACTCGCGCTGATCGGTGTCGGCGGCTGGTTGCTGCGGGAAAAGTTCACGCCGGACCCGGTCACCCCGACCCTCGCACCGGTGCCCGCCAACGCCAAAGGGTGTGCGACGAAGTATCCACCCATGGGTCGCTTCACCTACTCCGCCATCGGCACCTCGGCCACCACCTGCGACTTCGCGGAAGAGGTGCGCAAGGCGTACGGCACCGGCCCGGACACCGACGGCACCCGTCCGGTCGCCGCGTTCAGTCCCGCCACCCAGCAGGACTACACGATGGAGTGCGTCACGCGCGACGGCCTGGTCACCTGTATCGGCGGGGCGAACGCGATCGTCTACATCTACTGA